A genome region from Hoplias malabaricus isolate fHopMal1 chromosome 8, fHopMal1.hap1, whole genome shotgun sequence includes the following:
- the eif2ak3 gene encoding eukaryotic translation initiation factor 2-alpha kinase 3, with protein MERGLRFGLAGISLVFLLILRGLTGTLQVDSLSGRNLEARTAGDGAVMERLESSAAPGTASGDVTVEDETGAAGGDGEEPLGDNDTSFNQNRRSLVIISTLDGRIAALDPLNQGRKQWDLDVGSGCLVSSSLSKPEVFGNKMFIPSLDGALFQWNRDRESMEAVPFSVESLLDSSYRVGEDTVLVGGKSLTTYGLGTYSGKLKYICSAVGCSRWGEEETDPEDMLLLQRTQKTVRAVTPRSGFEKWNFSVGNYELKFVPETQSQFGFLEGDGSNKDVWHEARRDGPRVILEEAETHAQKHPNAHIKADGLNLVIKVSVPDWKVMAFSSEPGGQLIWEHQFCTPIASAWLVGGGKVTPISLFDDTSYTAHPEQEPQEEDDDLMEEARGATESSVYLGMFQGQLYLQSSVRMSEKFPSKALDGRTSSRNIIPPPTVKWKPLIHSPSRTPVLVGSEEFDKCLNNDKFSYEEYSNGALSVLQYPHDNGYYFPYNSRYRGRREVTAVSVLHTDDTGGPRVRRKDPVLLLPWWKEILGTIIFCIAATTYIVRKFFHPHTVHIRQRKESETQCQTDSKFEPEVSEARESLSDTRPSEYVSRYLTDFEPVQCLGRGGFGVVFEARNKVDDCNYAIKRIRLPNREVAREKVMREVKALAKLEHPGIIRYFNAWQESPPQGWQEEMDQRWLKDASATDWPLSSPDHMEAFSVKVPVSTPSPLVSQCVYAVPNEESLLIQDHVCVEGLGPDSMMSDRDSHADPDLDPDLDLSESPHSFELCPPRAVAHGDCTSSSFDIVFEDSGCDQRDNDTDSRTTPIQTKCSSHSVSKSHPTVSSGPSSPTPPRPTSLKLPSYPSTPIVRPPLTPKVYLYIQMQLCRKENLKDWMAQRSQPELREHSQCLAIFLQIAEAVDFIHSKGLMHRDLKPSNIFFTLDDVVKVGDFGLVTAMDQEEEDDEELSALTPMPVYARHTGQVGTKLYMSPEQLSGNSYSHKVDIYSLGLILFELLYPFRTQMERVRTLTEVRALQFPAAFYKNNVQEAQMVCCMLSRVPAERPDASEITEAPLFQELEMPCKIRQRSRTYSSSSAGRPSRQISNSNSS; from the exons GAGCCTTGTGATCATCAGTACTTTGGATGGAAGAATCGCAGCTCTGGATCCTCTGAACCAAGGGCGTAAGCAGTGGGACCTGGATGTGGGCTCTGGCTGCCTCGTGTCGTCCAGCCTAAGCAAACCAGAG GTCTTTGGAAATAAGATGTTCATCCCCTCGTTGGATGGAGCGTTGTTTCAGTGGAACAGGGACAGGGAAAGTATGGAAGCTGTTCCCTTCAGTGTGGAGTCTCTTCTGGACTCGTCTTATCGAGTTGGAGAGGACACTGTGCTCGTTGGAGGAAAGTCTCTCACCACCTATGGCCTGGGGACCTACAGTGGCAAG CTGAAGTACATCTGTTCAGCAGTGGGTTGCAGTCGTTGGGGAGAAGAGGAAACTGATCCAGAAGATATGCTTTtgctacagagaacacagaaaaccGTCAGGGCTGTCACTCCTCGCAGTGGCTTTGAGAA GTGGAACTTCAGTGTGGGAAACTATGAGCTGAAGTTTGTTCCAGAGACTCAATCTCAATTTGGCTTTTTGGAGGGAGATGGAAGCAATAAGGATGTGTGGCATGAAGCCAGACGTGATGGGCCTCGTGTGATTCTGGAGGAGGCAGAAACGCATGCTCAAAAGCATCCTAACGCACACATTAAAGCAGATGGCCTGAATCTTGTGATCAAAGTGTCTGTCCCTGATTGGAAGGTCATGGCCTTTAGCAGTGAGCCTGGAGGACAACTCATATGGGAGCATCAG TTCTGCACACCCATTGCCTCAGCCTGGTTGGTTGGAGGAGGAAAGGTGACACCTATCAGTCTGTTTGATGACACTTCCTATACTGCTCACCCAGAGCAGGAGCCTCAGGAGGAGGATGATGATCTCATGGAGGAGGCCCGTGGAGCCACAGAGTCCAGTGTATACCTAG GTATGTTTCAGGGTCAGCTGTATCTGCAGTCGTCAGTCAGAATGTCTGAGAAATTTCCATCCAAAGCCCTGGATGGACGCACCTCAAGCAGAAACATCATCCCTCCACCTACTGTCAAATGGAAGCCTCTAATCC ACTCTCCTTCTCGTACTCCAGTACTAGTGGGTTCAGAGGAGTTTGATAAGTGTTTGAATAATGACAAATTTTCCTATGAGGAATACAGCAATGGAGCTTTGTCTGTCCTACAGTACCCTCATG ATAACGGATACTACTTCCCATATAACTCTCGGTATCGTGGTCGGCGGGAGGTGACTGCTGTGAGTGTGCTGCATACGGATGACACTGGAGGTCCCAGGGTGAGGAGGAAGGACCCTGTGTTGCTGTTGCCATGGTGGAAGGAGATCTTGGGCACCATCATCTTTTGCATTGCTGCAACAACATACATTGTCCGCAAGTTCTTCCACCCTCATACAGTGCACATACGG CAGCGAAAGGAATCTGAAACGCAGTGTCAGACAGACAGCAAGTTTGAGCCGGAGGTCTCTGAAGCCAGAGAATCACTTTCAGACACCCGCCCAAGCGAATATGTGTCCAg GTACCTGACAGACTTTGAGCCTGTGCAGTGTTTGGGTCGGGGTGGATTTGGGGTTGTTTTCGAGGCACGGAACAAAGTAGACGACTGCAATTATGCCATCAAAAGAATCCGCCTACCTAACAG ggaAGTGGCACGTGAGAAAGTGATGCGGGAGGTGAAGGCATTAGCCAAACTTGAGCACCCAGGTATCATCCGTTACTTTAACGCATGGCAGGAGAGCCCACCTCAGGGCTGGCAAGAGGAAATGGACCAACGCTGGCTTAAAGATGCCAG TGCCACTGACTGGCCACTCAGCTCTCCTGACCATATGGAGGCGTTCTCTGTGAAGGTCCCTGTGTCCACACCGTCTCCACTAGtctcacagtgtgtgtatgcCGTTCCCAATGAGGAGAGTCTGCTCATTCAGGATCATGTTTGTGTAGAGGGTTTGGGGCCAGACAGTATGATGTCAGATCGGGACAGTCATGCTGACCCTGATTTGGACCCTGACTTGGATCTTTCAGAATCCCCACACTCCTTTGAACTCTGCCCTCCGCGAGCTGTTGCCCATGGTGACTGTACTTCCTCCTCCTTCGACATTGTTTTTGAGGACTCTGGCTGCGATCAGCGTGACAATGACACAGACAGCCGAACCACACCAATTCAGACCAAGTGTTCCTCGCACTCTGTCTCCAAATCGCACCCCACTGTTTCTTCAGGCCCCTCCTCTCCCACTCCACCTCGGCCCACGTCTCTAAAGCTGCCCTCCTACCCCTCTACTCCTATTGTTCGACCACCTCTCACGCCTAAAGTTTACCTGTACATCCAGATGCAGCTGTGCAGGAAAGAAAACCTAAAAGACTGGATGGCTCAGCGCTCTCAGCCTGAGCTCAGGGAGCACTCGCAGTGTCTCGCCATCTTCTTGCAGATCGCTGAGGCCGTGGATTTTATCCACAGTAAGGGTCTCATGCACAGAGACTTGAAG CCTTCTAATATCTTCTTTACACTGGATGACGTGGTGAAAGTAGGGGACTTTGGACTGGTAACAGCTATGGAtcaggaggaagaggatgatgaGGAACTGAGTGCCCTTACGCCAATGCCAGTCTATGCCCGCCACACTGGCCAAGTGGGAACCAAACTCTACATGAGCCCAGAACAG CTGTCAGGGAACTCATATTCTCATAAAGTGGATATTTACTCTCTGGGCCTGATCCTCTTTGAGCTGCTCTATCCATTTCGCACACAAATGGAGAGAGTCAGG ACTCTCACTGAGGTCCGAGCCCTACAGTTCCCTGCTGCtttttacaaaaacaatgtTCAAGAG gcTCAGATGGTGTGCTGTATGCTTTCCCGTGTGCCTGCAGAGCGCCCTGATGCATCTGAGATCACAGAGGCTCCACTGTTCCAGGAGCTGGAGATGCCCTGCAAGATCAGACAGCGCTCTCGCACATACAGTTCATCTTCCGCTGGACGGCCATCACGTCAAATTTCAAATTCCAACTCCAGTTAA